One region of Coregonus clupeaformis isolate EN_2021a chromosome 31, ASM2061545v1, whole genome shotgun sequence genomic DNA includes:
- the LOC121547074 gene encoding transcription factor Sox-9-A-like: protein MNLLDPFLKMTDEQDKCLSDAPSPSMSEDSAGSPCPSGSGSDTENTRPSENGLLMGPDGPLVEFKKDDDDKFPVCIRDAVSQVLKGYDWTLVPMPVRVNGSSKNKPHVKRPMNAFMVWAQAARRKLADQYPHLHNAELSKTLGKLWRLLNEGEKRPFVEEAERLRVQHKKDHPDYKYQPRRRKSMKNGQSESEDGSEQTHISPGAIFKALQQADSPASSIGEVHSPGEHSGQSQGPPTPPTTPKTDIQVGKVDLKREGRPLQEGTGRQLNIDFRDVDIGELSSDVISHIDTFDVNEFDQYLPPNGHPGAPGTAAGQVSYNGTYGISSSAVSQAAGGTAGHSWMTKSQSQQQHSLTTLGSGGEQGQNQRTTTHIKTEQLSPSHYNDQQNSSPPQHVTYGSFNLQHYSSSSYPSITRAQYDFSDHQGGTNSYYSHAAGGQGSGLYSFSSYMSPSQRPMYTPIADTTGVPSVPQTHSPQHHWDQQPVYTQLSRP, encoded by the exons ATGAATCTACTCGACCCCTTCCTGAAAATGACAGACGAACAAGACAAATGTCTCTCTGACGCACCGAGCCCGAGCATGTCCGAGGACTCTGCGGGATCCCCGTGCCCTTCCGGCTCTGGCTCAGACACCGAGAACACCAGACCTTCAGAGAACGGTCTGCTGATGGGTCCGGACGGCCCCCTCGTCGAGTTCAAGAAGGACGACGATGACAAGTTCCCCGTGTGCATCCGCGACGCGGTGTCCCAGGTACTGAAGGGCTACGACTGGACCCTGGTGCCAATGCCAGTCCGAGTGAACGGATCTAGTAAGAACAAGCCCCACGTCAAGAGACCGATGAACGCTTTTATGGTTTGGGCGCAAGCCGCTCGGAGAAAGCTGGCTGATCAGTATCCTCATCTGCATAACGCGGAGCTGAGCAAAACTCTGGGGAAACTATGGAG GCTACTCAATGAGGGAGAGAAGCGTCCGTTCGTGGAGGAGGCAGAACGCTTGAGGGTACAGCACAAGAAAGACCACCCCGACTACAAGTACCAGCCCCGGCGGAGGAAGTCCATGAAGAACGGACAAAGCGAGTCTGAGGACGGCAGCGAGCAGACGCACATATCGCCAGGAGCGATCTTCAAGGCGCTCCAACAAGCTGACTCTCCAGCCTCTAGCATAGGAGAAGTGCACTCCCCCGGAGAACACTCAG gccagTCCCAAGGGCCCCCCACCCCTCCCACCACTCCTAAGACCGACATCCAGGTGGGAAAGGTGGACCTGAAGCGCGAGGGTCGCCCCTTACAGGAAGGCACGGGCCGCCAGCTCAACATCGACTTCCGGGATGTGGACATCGGCGAGCTGAGCAGCGACGTCATCTCCCACATCGATACCTTCGATGTCAACGAGTTCGACCAGTACCTGCCCCCCAATGGTCACCCAGGCGCTCCTGGCACTGCTGCTGGCCAGGTCTCCTACAACGGTACCTATGGCATCAGCAGCTCCGCAGTCAGCCAGGCAGCAGGGGGCACCGCAGGGCACAGCTGGATGACCAAGAGCCAGAGTCAGCAGCAGCACTCCCTGACCACGCTGGGTAGTGGAGGGGAGCAGGGTCAGAACCAGAGGACCACCACACACATCAAGACAGAGCAGCTGAGCCCCAGCCACTACAACGATCAGCAGAACTCCTCCCCTCCACAGCACGTCACCTATGGCTCCTTCAACCTGCAACACTACAGCTCTTCCTCCTACCCCTCCATCACCCGTGCCCAGTATGACTTTTCTGACCACCAGGGTGGCACCAACTCCTACTACAGCCACGCAGCCGGGGGCCAGGGCTCAGGGCTCTACTCCTTCAGCAGCTACATGAGCCCCAGCCAGAGGCCCATGTACACCCCCATCGCAGACACAACCGGGGTGCCCTCCGTGCCACAGACCCACAGTCCCCAGCATCACTGGGACCAGCAGCCAGTGTACACACAGCTCTCCCGGCCCTGA